GCGGCCAGGGCGATCAGGTGCTCCCGTACGTCGCCCTGCAGAGCCAGTACTCCGATGACAGGGGTGCCGGGTGTGCTCATGGGTGGTTACCAGCCGCGGTTCGCGTAGCGCTCGGCCTCGGGCAGGGTGTCGCAGTTGATGCCGACCATGGCCTCGCCCAGGTTGCGGGAGGCGTCCGCGATGATCTTCGGGTCGTCGTAGAAGGTGGTGGCCTTCACGATCGCCGCGGCGCGCTTGGCCGGGTCGCCCGACTTGAAGATGCCGGAGCCGACGAAGACGCCCTCGGCGCCGAGCTGGCGCATCAGCGCGGCGTCGGCGGGGGTGGCGACGCCACCGGCGGAGAAGAGCACGACGGGCAGCTTGCCGAGCTGGGCGACCTCGGCGACGAGCTCGTACGGGGCGCGCAGCTCCTTGGCGGCGGCGTACAGCTCGTTGTTGTCGAAGCCGCGCAGGCGGGCGATCTCGTTCTTGATCTGGCGCAGGTGGCGCACGGCCTCGACGACGTTGCCGGTGCCGGCCTCGCCCTTGGAACGGATCATGGCCGCGCCCTCGGCGATCCGGCGCAGGGCCTCGCCCAGGTTGGTGGCACCGCAGACGAAGGGGGTCGTGAAGGCCCACTTGTCGGAGTGGTTGACCTCGTCGGCCGGGGTGAGCACCTCGGACTCGTCGATGTAGTCCACGCCGAGCGACTGCAGGACCTGGGCCTCGACGAAGTGGCCGATGCGGGACTTCGCCATCACCGGGATGGAGACCGCCTCGATGATGCCCTCGATCATGTCCGGGTCGGACATCCGGGCCACACCGCCGTCCTTGCGGATGTCGGCGGGGACGCGCTCCAGGGCCATGACGGCCACGGCGCCCGCGTCCTCGGCGATCTTCGCCTGCTCCGGAGTGACGACGTCCATGATCACGCCGCCCTTGAGCTGCTCGGCCATGCCGCGCTTGACGCGCGCGGTGCCGGTCTCGGGAGCCTGCGGGGAGTTGGAGAACGTGCTGGACACGATCGACCTCATTCGGTGACGACAAATGGTGCTCCGACGAGGAAACAGTCGGGTGCCAGGCCAATGCAAGGGCCAATGGTCACCCGGTGGCTCGTTTTGGCGGCGCCGGGACGGGGCCGCGAGGCTGCGCAGTACGCCGGACCCGGACCGCCGAAGCCGGGCGCGCGGGCGGACCGGGACGGCCGCGGGCGGACCGCCGTTCCGGGTGCGGCCGCCGGAGCCGTGCCGCGTACGGCCCCCCGGGGGAGGCGTCCGCTACGGCCGGTCCGCCAGGGCCACCGGGGGCTCGTCGTCCATCTCGAAGGCCAGTGGGAACGGGGCGTGGCCGGCGAGGCGGAACCAGCGGACCGTGCGGTGCCGCCGCAGTGCCCGCGCCGCCCGCACGGCGTCGTTGTGGAACCGTCGCGCCATCGGCACGCGGCGGACGGCCGCGGCGAGCTCGCCGGCGGCGTCCTCTCCCCCGGGGGCCTCCCGTACGGCCTCCACCTGCTCCGGCTCGCCGAACACGGCCCGCAGCGCCTGGCTCAGCTCGCTCTCGGCGACCTCGCGGCGCTCCTCGTCCGCCTGACGGGCCGCGTGCGCGGCCTCGTAGAGCACGATCGAGGCGGCGGGGTCCAGCACGCCCGAGGTGGCGAGCTCCTGGGTGACCGAGGCGCGGCGCAGGAGCTGGGCGTCGAGCGCCGCGCGGGCGGCGTCGATCCGGGCGTGCAGGCGGTCGAGCCGGCCGGCGGTCCAGCTGAGGTAGAGGCCGATGGCGACGAGCGCGACGAGAATCCAGATCAGGGTTGCGGTCACGCCGGGTCAATCTACCGGTGCGTCCTCCGGGTGCACCGGGGCCCGCCTCCGCGCCGGGAGGTGGACCGATTCGGCCTGACGCCCGCCTCCGCGCCGAGTGAACCGATTCGGCCCCGGATCCGCTTCTGCGCGGGGGCCCGATGCAGCGCCCAGTCCCGCCTTCGCGCCGGGAAGTGGACCGATTCGGCCCGGGGCCGTCTCCGCGCCCGGGACACGGTTCGGCGCCCAGTCCCGTCTCCGCGCCCGGGGCCCGTGCCGGCGGCCGGCCAGGCGTGGCCCGGAGCGGACC
The Streptomyces tirandamycinicus DNA segment above includes these coding regions:
- the pdxS gene encoding pyridoxal 5'-phosphate synthase lyase subunit PdxS → MRSIVSSTFSNSPQAPETGTARVKRGMAEQLKGGVIMDVVTPEQAKIAEDAGAVAVMALERVPADIRKDGGVARMSDPDMIEGIIEAVSIPVMAKSRIGHFVEAQVLQSLGVDYIDESEVLTPADEVNHSDKWAFTTPFVCGATNLGEALRRIAEGAAMIRSKGEAGTGNVVEAVRHLRQIKNEIARLRGFDNNELYAAAKELRAPYELVAEVAQLGKLPVVLFSAGGVATPADAALMRQLGAEGVFVGSGIFKSGDPAKRAAAIVKATTFYDDPKIIADASRNLGEAMVGINCDTLPEAERYANRGW
- a CDS encoding membrane protein; translated protein: MTATLIWILVALVAIGLYLSWTAGRLDRLHARIDAARAALDAQLLRRASVTQELATSGVLDPAASIVLYEAAHAARQADEERREVAESELSQALRAVFGEPEQVEAVREAPGGEDAAGELAAAVRRVPMARRFHNDAVRAARALRRHRTVRWFRLAGHAPFPLAFEMDDEPPVALADRP